The genomic DNA TTGATGGTCCAAAATGATTTCCTTAGGTGTGCTTGCGCAAACTTGGCAGACGCCTGGCTCTGTCTGGATCCCTGCTGCTTTGTTCGGTGACCTGTGTGGCCAGCGGCTACATGACTATGAGTAGGTGGTGTACTTAACAATTTAGACCTAAGCTAATTCTTATGCGATCTCTGTGCATGCACGCAAAGTACAAGTAGATGGGAATCCCAGCGGACTTCGAGCTGAGGGTAAATATTCGTAGTGTCGGGCCAGCCTTCTTGTTCCTTTGCATTTCGCAGTAGTTGTGGTTTATGTTTGCATTTTCTCGATAGCTAATAATTGTAATTCTTTTCCAAATCCATCCAAGGGGCCAACTGGTTAATTGTTTCGCTCTTTCTAATTGGAAAGCTGGGCATAACGTCCTCATTCGCCGTCATTTACACGTACACTGCGGAGATGATGCCAACGGTGAGGGAGAAGAACCTTCAAAGCTTCAAATTTGATTGACAATTATTCTTCCACAGGTCATACGTAGTGGAGGCGTTGGCGTCATGTCCACCTTTGCTCGTTGTGGAGCCATGCTGGCTCCCTTTGTGCCGCTACTGGTAGGTTATTCGCACATTTAATCCAACACTGTTTGCCATGGTTTCAATCCCCGCAGGGATCATACTACGAGCCcctaccgctgctgctctttggaGCCGCCTCGCTGATGGCTGGTCtcctctcgctgctgctgccggaaaCCTTCCACATGAAGCTGCCCGATACGGTGGGTACACACGTTCCTGTTTTAATACCATATTGATGTTTTATCTTATACACATTGCAGGTGGAAGAGGCCATCGCTTTGGGCAAATAACGACGCAGAAGCCAGTTTAGCGTATAAAATCTCTCAAAAATTTGCCTTAACTGATAGATTTAGCTTGATCTTATTAGTACAAATAAACGTTTGCACATCTAGCATGTAACAAGTAACAAGTGTCTCCAGTCGCCAGTCTCCTCTGCTTATCAATCGCCAAAGAGACCCTCAAATAGTTGCGGATCGGCAATGTTGCCGAAGCGATTCAACAACTTGTAGCGCCTTTTGTCATCACTCCGTAGGCTAATGGGCAGAACGAATCTCAGTCGACTCGTTGCTCCGCGCTCCCAGCTGGGCAACAAATCATCGACCTCCACCAAAGTCTCTTCGCGTCGGCCCCAGAAATCCACATAGGCAAGCTTCAGCAtgtcctgctgctcgttgATGTAGATGAAGCCAACAAGATTTGTTGAGGCATAACTGGCCAGGGTTAGAGTTATCAGTCCGCTAACACCTATGGCGGCATAGATTCCCAGTGCATCCGATGCAACGTGCCCGGCCTGTCCAAGTGCAAAGGCAATGGGCGCTCCAGCGGCTGTGAGAGCAGCCTGATAGATTTTGAGTCTGTTAAATGCAGCCACCAGACGTATTGATGGCAGGCTGTAAATGGTTCGCCATTCGGAAAAGGCAGCTTGGTCGAGGTCCGGTGTTGTGGTGGTTCTTGCGGCAGTACCGAGACGGCGTTGATTTAACTGTTGCATCGCAGCAGGCACTGAACTTGGCCATCGTACTTTTGTTAAATGAGATCTGCACAGTTGCTGGAACACTAAACATAGTAGGATTTAtgtcaaaatatcaataacttatgtaaaaataaaacatactTGCGTTTGTTTTGCAGCAATCAGCTGTACACTTATCGATAACACAAGTATCGGACAGTGCTGCCCAGCCACTCAAATGAAGGCGCCTTTTTCAAATCTCAGCAGGTGCCATGAATACATCTGTGACGTCAACCTTGCGCACATTGAGCATTAGTTTAATTTTAGCCAAAGCCAGATGATTGCCCGGCGAGCAGAGAGAATGATCAATAAATACTTTGCCAGCACAAAATATCAGTCAGCGGCCAGTTCTCAGTGTTCGCGGCGGCCCTTCTGTGGCACAGACATTTCGCTCGAATTGCATCCAATCCTCCAATTGCGTAGTATGTATTTTCCGAGATAATCCATCATAGCACAGCACCCGACctatgcaacaaaaacaaacttgaACTTGAGTTTAAATCACTATATAGCAGTGTGGGGAGCGAGGTCAAATCATTTCGGAGCAACAAATTTTGtcaatttacataaattgcaATAGCAACAAAGGGGTTTGAGTGAAAGAACCGTATCGTATCTATTTTTAGCGCATTTTCGTGTGCTTACAAAAGtcgtgtgtgtgccataaaaatgcatgtGCAGAAAAAACCAATTTACTCAGATCAAAAGCGTTGCAGTTGTCCTCATACCCGGCCAAGGTTGTGGCAGGATCAGCATCATAAACACCAAGGAGTAGCAGGATATTGATTGCACTTATTGAAATGTTTGTAGGACATGTCGATGGCATCGCTGGGTGTCAGCGGGATCTTTATGGTCGGATGCTGTGTGGTTGCCCAGATTGCCCGCCTGCTCAGCCGGCGCTTGGTGACCCGGGAGGGAATTGTGCCCATTCTGGTCAATGAGGCGATTGCCGCCGCCGAGCtgtgtgcctgctgcttcgAGTTGATCATAGGTGAGTGATGAGCCATTGGTGAGTGGCGAGTGGTGCATGTGCGATGGTCTCGAGTGTGGGCTAAGGTTTTCCCGTTGCCAGTGGCTGACAACTTTGGGGTGGCGGCCTATGCTGTCTGCCTGTTCGTGCTTACGGTGTGGTGGGGCAAGGTCTGGGGCGACGCCTCCGCCTGCCCCTACACCCACATGGAGGACGTGCTGGAGGGGCGCACCAGCTTCAAGGAAATGGCACTGCGCACTTGGGCGGAGCTGATGGGCGGCTGCTGCGTCTACCGCATCGTGCAGGTCTTCTGGTGGCTGGAGTTCGCGGAAACCCACAAGGGACGGGCCTTCGAGTCTTGCAGTGCCGATCTACAGGTCAGCCCCTACCTGGGGGCCGTAATCGAGGGTGTGGCCACGCTGCTCTGCCGCCTGGCATCGAAAACCCTCAGCGACAAGGAGCCCAAGTTCGCCAGCTACATTGACTCCTTCATCGGCACCAGCCTGGTGGTGGCAGGTAAGCGTACGCCCGCTTAACGCGTGCCTTCCAGCTGCTGTCATCTGGTCTCAAGTAGTTTACGCTTTCAACTATGCCCTGCTTGCAGCCTTCAACTTCTCCGGCGGCTACTTCAATCCGGTGTTGGCCACCGCGCTCAAGTGGGGCTGTCGCGGCCACACCAATTTCGAGCACATCATTGTCTACTGGATTGGTGCCTGCGTTGGTGCTGTGCTCTCCGTTCCGATCTACAAGCTGCCCATAGTTCGACGCTTCCTTCTCGGCGAGGAGAAGATAAAACAGGCTTAGAAGCGGCCCCAAGACTTGAATTGAAAACGGGAAAGACGGCACTAGCGAGAATTTACATAATTAGAATACgttgataaatatttacctAATGCACATGCACGTTTGTTGAAACATTTCGATAGTTCTATGAgaatttgtacaaattaaaCTGATGTTACTCGTATTTGTCAATGGAGCTGTTTAAAGGGTTTTTACAACATGTTGACAACAGTTCCTTGGTGAGAATTATCGACACAGTATGCCTTGCATCTGAAGTTagaagaaaatatttcaaaataaagaaaggaTCTCCTGAAAAGAGGTCTCCATTCAGAATATATCTCGGTAGACTTAAAATTGACTGTCAGGGCAAAATAgcatacaaaaaacatttgtacGTAACAAATACTTTCATCAACTGTGAAAATGATTAAGATCCAAAAGGTTTTCTGCCTTCTGGAGCTGAAATGGGGAATGGTGCTTATTGGCATCGTGGAGCTAATCCTGTGTGCCACACTCGCTGGGTTGTGCAAAGGTAAGTGGAGTGCATAGTATTCAGATAGGTCCCtttatatgtttatttgtttaggAATGCACGTGAATATTGTTTACTATCTTAGCATGACTATCTCCATTCTGCACATCATCGCCTGTGTCCTGCTTTTAATATCCGTTGCAGTGGTATGTGCCTTTGAGTAACCATTAAGGTATAGACCACTATTTGAAATTTCACTTGCAGCCTAAGATGGAGCTTGTGATTCCCTACTTGATAGCTGGTATCATCCGATTCATTGTCCTTCTTTTGGGTGTAATTTGGCTGGTGATTTACGGTATGCGGCATAAGATCTTCAATTACCAACCAATTCACACAGAATCCGTTATTGTCATGGTGATATCGTTCAGTAAGTATGCTTTTAACTGAATTATGGCAACTATCAAGCTGAATATTGCTCTTTGGCCTGCAGTTATCTCCGCGTACTTTTGGGTTTGCGTCTACTCATGGTTCAAGAAGCTCGGTGGCTCTACCCCAATCGATTAAGCAGACCATCAATGACTTCATTTAAACAAACCATTCTCAATATTCCAATATGCCAGAGATGACCTCCACAAAAGACCAGCCGAAATGTTTTCCTCGAAGtgttaaattaattagcaaataATATCTCTAGGTGGGGTACCAGTTTGTTCAGTGTATTTCCAGATTTTTCTTACTCTTGTGGTGGGCAGGCTGGCCTATCTGGCGGATCTTCTGTGCATGTGTAGGTCGCgcagaaaaaaccaaacacgtGTTTGTTCTCAAAATGTCGACCAGTGGCGGCCGCTTTATTCAGGCTTTCATAGAGATGACCATTCAGCCGATAGCTGCTTACAGACTTATACTGAACGGTAGTTTTGAAGgctttttaaatgaaagaaGAATTGCTTTGACTGTTTAATTAAACTATAAACGATAAGCcccatgtacatatacaaaataacGTCCTCAATGAGTGCAATGGCATCAGATTGAATTGATCATGATGATTTCGATATCGAGTGAGAACCGAAACACGCGATAGAAACAGTCGATAGGTAGCAATGCCactgaaacaaaataaacaataaatagcTTTTTCTACTCTTCCGAATTGAATAAGAAAATAACACTAAACCCATGGATCTCAGAAGCACTGCACTTTATGCGGTGATCCAGAAATATGTGCAATGGAACGGTGAAGCTTTGAAGGCAGTCGCCAAGAGGATTAAGATCAATTTGAACATTTATTAACAAACTGGCTCGACACACAACTATAACTAGATCACTCCTCTCTCACTTTACTTCTATGTACAAGGGATTTGCCACATAGGCTTCGGTCTCATATCTGGCGAGGCATCGACAGTAGGCCaccggcggcagtggcactcAGGAGCTGCCGCACCGTCTGCAATTCGTCGCGAAGGGCAAGCACTTGAGCTCGTAGGATGGAGTTTTCCTGCTCCAGTAGAGCAGCCCGAAACGCAATGCGATCCTCCCGGATTTTGCGAGCATCTCGAGACTTCTTAGCCGCCTCGTTGTTCCGCTTGCGCCGCTCATAGTACTTGGCATCCTTCTGGGCATCCGGAATCGGTCGCTTCTCGCCGCGAGACCGTCGGTGCAAGAAACCGGGAAACATGCCGCCAACAACTCCCACACGATGATTCAGCTCCATCAGAGGAAACTCCAGGGCGTGCAGCGGGTGGTTCGGCGGAGCAATGTACTCGAAGGCGGGCAgagtggaggcagcagcagctccggcgGAATTCTTGCCATTGATCAGATTTGGAATACTGAGGCCTGGCAGGCGCAGTCCCTGACTGTGACCATGACTGTGCGGTGTTCCAAAGGGATACAACGATTTTTTCGGTTCAAATTCCAGCTCCATCTCGCTGTGCAACGACAGGGTCTCGGTCACGTCCAGGATGGGCGATTTGCAGGGCGTGGACGGaggtgcctgtgcctctgcggGTGAGTGCATCCTGGCCAACATTCTGGCGATAAGCCTCGGACTTCCGTTCGCGCCAACGACCGCGGAGTGTCTGAGAGCGGAGCTCGAAATGCTGGATTCCTGGTCTGGCGACCACCTGCCTGGTCTGATAATTATAGGTTCCTGTCATACAACCCCACCCGCATCCCCCTGGCAACCCCACCACAGTCGGACGATTTGGTTGGGGACCCCGGCTAAGTCCTAAGCCAGCCAAAACGCCCTCCCGTCTGATTCAACCAATCACGCAATGTTGACGGTAATTATTCGTCAAATACATGACACTTTTCCACGCCGACTGGCATTTATATTGCTGCCCGGTTACAAGGACTTCATATAACTGGTTAGTGAGATTACGCCCGCCCAGTCCGCCGGCACAGGCAGCAGTCCGTTGACCACATGGCGCCCTGATTTACCGACCCGCCTCGGCCCTAGGTTATATATGAGTCGGCCAACTATTATGCGGCACAAGAGGttgtggcaggggcaaggactgaactgaactgaattGAACTGGCCAATGGGAATGACCGAATGTCGACCGTCATTTTGTTGGGGAAAGTTGTGACGATAAGTGGCTGTAATAGTCTGTAAAATGGGCGGACTAGAAACGCTCAAGTTAATGCCAATCGATTTTTGCAATCAGTTATATCTTTCGCTATCTTTACCAGGAAATGTATCTCCAAGAAACACCCAAAAAGTGCACCGTCAGACGGGCACGACCCGGATTTCACGAAGCATTCAAAAGAAGACATCAAGCAAACTAATCCCAACTCCAATTTGATCATGCATGACTCTCCAGAATTCGTATGGCAGAGAAGCCCGAACCAAGTGTTATTGGCATACGTGTATGCCCCCCACATGGGGGAACCCCCCATACAAGTCAGTGCTGGTGCAGTGGCGTGCGAGACATTTTTCAAAGAGGAGGAGTTTCACTCAAAGATAATGCAAGAAGTGACAATCCCCCTTAGCGAACTCTGTTTAGTGTCTTCCCGCACGTGTCTTTGTTCAACCCGTTCATGTGCCCCATTTCGTCACGTCCCGTGCCGTGCAGTTGAGAAAGTGTCACCTGTTTGTAAAGGTTAATTGGCAGTTTGAGACCCGGGCACCGCATCGTAGC from Drosophila subobscura isolate 14011-0131.10 chromosome E, UCBerk_Dsub_1.0, whole genome shotgun sequence includes the following:
- the LOC117891616 gene encoding thyrotroph embryonic factor — translated: MLARMHSPAEAQAPPSTPCKSPILDVTETLSLHSEMELEFEPKKSLYPFGTPHSHGHSQGLRLPGLSIPNLINGKNSAGAAAASTLPAFEYIAPPNHPLHALEFPLMELNHRVGVVGGMFPGFLHRRSRGEKRPIPDAQKDAKYYERRKRNNEAAKKSRDARKIREDRIAFRAALLEQENSILRAQVLALRDELQTVRQLLSATAAGGLLSMPRQI
- the LOC117891796 gene encoding aquaporin-11 isoform X1, encoding MSMASLGVSGIFMVGCCVVAQIARLLSRRLVTREGIVPILVNEAIAAAELCACCFELIIVADNFGVAAYAVCLFVLTVWWGKVWGDASACPYTHMEDVLEGRTSFKEMALRTWAELMGGCCVYRIVQVFWWLEFAETHKGRAFESCSADLQVSPYLGAVIEGVATLLCRLASKTLSDKEPKFASYIDSFIGTSLVVAVYAFNYALLAAFNFSGGYFNPVLATALKWGCRGHTNFEHIIVYWIGACVGAVLSVPIYKLPIVRRFLLGEEKIKQA
- the LOC117891799 gene encoding transmembrane protein 186, with the protein product MFQQLCRSHLTKVRWPSSVPAAMQQLNQRRLGTAARTTTTPDLDQAAFSEWRTIYSLPSIRLVAAFNRLKIYQAALTAAGAPIAFALGQAGHVASDALGIYAAIGVSGLITLTLASYASTNLVGFIYINEQQDMLKLAYVDFWGRREETLVEVDDLLPSWERGATSRLRFVLPISLRSDDKRRYKLLNRFGNIADPQLFEGLFGD
- the LOC117891801 gene encoding uncharacterized protein LOC117891801, with protein sequence MIKIQKVFCLLELKWGMVLIGIVELILCATLAGLCKGMHVNIVYYLSMTISILHIIACVLLLISVAVPKMELVIPYLIAGIIRFIVLLLGVIWLVIYGMRHKIFNYQPIHTESVIVMVISFIISAYFWVCVYSWFKKLGGSTPID
- the LOC117891796 gene encoding aquaporin-11 isoform X2, whose translation is MSMASLGVSGIFMVGCCVVAQIARLLSRRLVTREGIVPILVNEAIAAAELCACCFELIIVADNFGVAAYAVCLFVLTVWWGKVWGDASACPYTHMEDVLEGRTSFKEMALRTWAELMGGCCVYRIVQVFWWLEFAETHKGRAFESCSADLQVSPYLGAVIEGVATLLCRLASKTLSDKEPKFASYIDSFIGTSLVVAAFNFSGGYFNPVLATALKWGCRGHTNFEHIIVYWIGACVGAVLSVPIYKLPIVRRFLLGEEKIKQA